GAGGCAAGGCCTCCCAGTGCGTGGACTGTGGCCAGTGTGAGACCGCCTGTCCTCAGAACATCCCCATAAGAAAGGCCCTTAAAGAGGTCGTAGCGACCTTAGAATAGCTAAACGGCCGAAGGGGCTATGGAGCCCCTTCGGCCGTTTAGCTATTCTACCGTCGATCTTGGGGGAACTCCCATACCGTCCTTGGAGAACCACTGAGGGGCTTCCATAGGGTTGAGGACCGGCTCGGGAACCACAGGCTGGCTGAAACATGCCCCTTCCTCGTCGGCAAACCACCGAACGCCTCTGGGCCTGGGGCCTGGGGGACAGAACTCTCTGTACCACTTGCCGTCCATGTGAGCCCATCTTCCCCAGCCCATGGAGGTATCCCCAGCCATAGACGGAGCAACCCCCATACCCTCTAAGGAAAACCACTCCGGGACGGGAACCGACTCAAGGGAGGCGTTAGGGACCACCGCCTGAACGTAGCACTTCCCCTGTACGTCGGAGAACCAACGGGCCCCTTTAGCGGGTACAGGGGAATAGAACTCCCGATACTCTCCCCCCTTTATGGAGACCCAGTTTCCCCAGGTCATGGTAGGCTCCTCCTGAGCCCAACAGGAGCCGACCATGACGGTCAACAGCAGCGCAACAGCGGATAAAAATCTCATGCCCTCACCTCCAGAATAGTCTTACAGGTCCATACTATATCAGTACGTGCCCTCCTGCAAGGAGAGAAAAGCCTAAAAATCCCTTGAATAACATGGAGAGCAACATCAGGATAAGCACCGCGAGGATAGAGGCAATACAGCTCTCGCCGAAAGACAGTTTTCCCCTTCCAGGCAGGTAGAGAACCGCCTTGAACACCGCCGCCTGGACTAAAAAGGCGATGATGCCAAAGCCAAAGTATCCCGAATGGCCGTGAAACGCTCCGGCGATCACAGGGGATAGGAAGGTAGAGGCCACCGCTCCAGCGAAGGCGGCGAGCCACGCGTTGCCGTAGGACGGGGCGGTCCCGAACATAAACCTACAGGCCATCTTAAGGCCTATGGCGGAGAAGAGCGCCGAGATAGCGGCGGTGAATATAATCGGCCCCATGGGCATCATGAATATCAGCTCCGATCATTGAAGTGTTTTCGACTAAAGATATTACCACAGGGAAGGCTAAAATGGGCCGTCGTCGTCTTTGGCAATTCGCAGAAGAAAGCTGTGCTATACTGGTACGGGAAGCTACAGGAAAACTAAAAAATTACAAGGGGGTTTTTCAAAATGAGAGACTTCGTCTACGAAAGCCCGACGAGGATAGTTTTCGGGAGGGGCAAGGAGCTTCAGACCGGTCAAGAAGTTGCCGCCCGAGGAGCAAGCAAGGTCCTTCTCCACTACGGAAGCGGGAGCATAAAGGCAATCGGCCTTTACGACCGGGTCGTCAAGTCGCTGAAGGAATCGGGCATACCCTTCGTCGAGCTTGGAGGAGCTGTCCCTAACCCCAGGCTTTCCTTGGTCCACGAGGCCATAGATCTGTGTCGACGGGAGAAGGTGGACTTCATCCTGGCGGTCGGTGGAGGAAGCGTCATAGACTCGGCAAAGGCCGTCGCCGTGGGCGTTCCCTACGACGGCGACGTCTGGGACTTTTTCGACAAGGGAGTGGTCCCTAAGGAGGCCCTTCCTGTCGGGGCGATCCTGACCCTGTCGGCCACAGGGAGCGAGACCAGCCCAGCGTCGGTAATAACGAAGGAGGAAGGGTGGCTCAAACACGCCCTCCACTCCGACCTGATCAGACCGGCCTTCGCCATACTGAACCCCGAGCTGACCACCACTCTGCCACCCTACCAGACCGCAGCAGGGGGAGTGGATATCATGGCCCACCTGATGGAGCGGTATTTCACCAACACAACCGCCGTGGACCTGACCGACAGGCTCATAGAGGGAACCCTTCAGACGGTGATAAAGTTCCTCCCTATCGCCCTGAAGGAGCCCGATAACTACGACGCCAGGGCGGAGATAATGTGGGCATCGACCATAGCCCACAACGGCATACTGGACACAGGACGGGTGGGTGACTGGGCCTCCCACAGGATAGAGCACGAGATAGGGGCTATATACGATGTGGCCCACGGAGCCGGTCTTGCGGTGGTGTTTCCCGCATGGATGAAGTTCGTCTACCGCCACGACGTCCAACGGTTCGTCCGGTTTTTCCACCGGGTGTGGGGGCTGGAGCCGGACTTCTGGAATCCCGAAGCTACGGTGTTAAAGGGCATTTCCGTCATGGAGGACTACTTCAGGAGCCTGGGGATGCCGGTAACACTGGAAGACCTCGGGGTCCCAGACGACAGGCTGGAGGAGATGGCGGAGAAGACCAACTGGAACGGCCCGGTGGGCCAGTTCGTCCCCATAACCTCCGACAAGGCCCTGGAGATACTGAAACTGTGTAGATAGGCTAAAACGCCGTCGCCCAGATCACAGGGCGGCGGCGTTTTTAGGGAATCTCTAAGAGCTCTAATCCTCGGAGAGATCGTTCCGACGAAGCCCATTCGAGCCCGTATACTCGACATGCCGCCTTTGAGTACGAATGGGGCGACAGGACGTCGCCCCAAGCCGAGGGGGCACAGGACGTGCCCTCCGAGGCGGTTCGTACGAAACAGGCAGGTCGAGTATACGCCCGGGCGAGACAGGGCGCAGACGGAACGGTCTCTCCGAGGAGACTCGAACGTGAGTTGCCAGAGATCACCTTTAGGCAAATCGCTTTTTATGCCATGCCCAGGCGGTCTCCACTATTTCCTTGAGGTCGGCGTGGGCCTGACTCCAGCCTAGCTCCCTCTCCGCCAGGGCCGACGAGGCCACCAGCACCGCCGGATCCCCCGCCCTCCTTGGGCCGATCTCCGTCGGGATAGGGTGTCCTGTTACCTCTCTGACCACCTCTATAACCTGGCTGACCGAGTAGCCCTTTCCGTTTCCCAGGTTGTAGCTGGCCCGGAAGGGCTGCCCCTCGTCAAACAGCTTTTTAAGGGAGAGCATGTGGGCCTCCGCCAGGTCGGTCACGTGGATATAGTCCCTGACGCAGGTTCCGTCGTCGGTGGGATAGTCGTCGCCGAAGACGGAGATGGACTCCCGTCGTCCTAATGCCACGTCCAGCACCAGAGGGATGAGATGGGTCTCAGGGGTGTGGTCCTCGCCGGTCCGACAGGCTGGGTCGCAACCGGCGGCGTTGAAATACCGAAGGGCTATGGCCCCAAAGCCGTAAGACCGACAGTAGGAGTCGAGCATCCTCTCTATCCAGTATTTCGTCTCGCCGTAGACGCTGGTCTGGTCCTTTTTGGCGTCCTCGGCTATGGGGATGGTCTCGGGCTCGCCGTAGACCGACGCCGAGGAGGAGAACACTATCCGGCTGACTTCCACCGTCCTCATGGCACGAAGGAGGTTCAAGGTCCCGGTGAGATTGTTCAGATAATATCCCTCAGGATCGGCCATGGACTGGCCCACAAGGCTGCTGGCGGCGAAATGGACCACTCCCTCTATAGGGTGTGCCCGGAATACCGACTCTATCTGATCGTAGTCCCTAAGGTCTCCCCTTACGAAAAAATCGCCAAAGCAGAGATCTCGGTGGCCCCTCTCCAGGCTGTCGAATACCACCGTACCATATCCGGCCTCCTTGAGGGCCAAGACCGTGTGGCTACCGATATAGCCAGCTCCTCCTGTGACGAGAATCATTAAAAAACCTCCTTAAAGATGTCCGATAATCACTTCAGTATAAGGCCTCTCATCGGCCCTTGGATACACCTTTGTATAGCTAAGATTACTTACACGGAGAGTAGCCGCAGCTGAAGCAGTATTCACAGCCTCCCACGAGCTCCATTGGGGAGCCGCACTCAGGACAACGAGGGACCTCCGTGGGCCTTTCGCCCTTGACGCCGGAGAGCTTCTCCATCAGGAGGGCAACTCCGTCGGGGATGGACCGCACCACGGTCTGTTCGTCGCAGTCGAAGACCCAGTATTCCTTGCCAGAGATGCCCCTTAAAGTGTTTATAAAGTCCTCCATCCGCCCTCCGCTCCTGAGCCCTATGGATATGACCCTTGAAAGGGCCTCGGTCATACTCTTCATCTCCGAGCCACTCTTGCCAAGGGACGCGAAGACCTCGAAGGGCTCATCTCCGTCGTAGTTCAGGGTCACGTAGAGGCTACCCCAGGGGGTGGTGTCCTTGATGGTCTTGCCGAACATGACGTTCCCCGGACGGGCCTTGACCTTGCTGCTCATAGGTCGGTCGGAGGCATTAGGGGCCTCGGGCTTTTTAGCCTCTATAGGCTGTTCGGAACGGGATCCGTCCCTGTATATGGTGATGCCCTTACAGCCAAGGCGATAGCAATCCTCGTAGACCTTCTTGACGTCCTCCACCGTAGCCTCCGGAGGGAGGTTCACCGTCTTGCTGATGCCGCTGTCCACCACCGAGGCGAAGATCCCGGTCACGGTGACGTGGGCGTCGGTGCCTATGTCGTAGGCAGTGACGAACCGAGGGTCCCCCAGCCTGCCTGTCTCCCTGAGCTCGTCTTTCAGGTTCGACGGAACCAGGGGATGGAAGTACTCCCTGGTCTCGTAGCCGCCGTCTCCTTTTGCGGACATGACCTTTCTGCTCCAGGTCCAGGCGAAGTTCGGCTCGATACCGGGACTCGAGTCGAAGAGCATGGAGATGGACCCGGTCGGGGCGACGCTGAGCCGCCTGCTGTTTCTCATCCGACCGGAGATCAGGGAGGCCAGTACCTTTTTGGCCAGGGCGAGGCCGTTGCCTCTGTGTACCGCCGTGGCTCCAAGCAGGCCCTCCAGGGTGTTCACCAAGGTGAAGGGGATCAGGTCCGACCGGCCCATCCTCTCTATCACCTCTTTGAAGCCCTTTTCGTCCAGGCCCTCCAGCCACCCCTGGGAGAAGGGGGGAAGCCCCGCTTTGGTCCTGAACTCCTCCATAAGCCGGGAGACCAGGTGGTGTTCCGGGAAGGGATCCTTGCCCAGGTCGGTGATCTCAACGGTGGCGGCCAGAGCCCCTACCGCCATGTTCTGGGTCAGGGATCGGCAGAACCGGTCGAACTGGTCGGAGCCGTAGACCATGCCTAAAGTGATGGCGGCGTCGGCCAGCCCCATCAGCCCCAGACCGACCGGCCTTATGGCCTTCGTCCTCTCGGCGATCTGGTCCAGAGGATAGGAGGTCCCGTCTATTACCAGGTCCAGGTAGTACACCGACCGATAGACCTGGTCCACAAAGGCCTCCATGTCGAAGGCCCTGGCCCCTGTGGCCTCGGTGGATACGAAGGCCTCAAGGTTCACCGATCCCAGGTTGCAGCTGGTGTAGTTAGGCAGAGGCTGCTCGCCGCAGTTGTGGACGTAAAGTCCGTTGGCGTCGAAGGCGTTCACCCCTGGAACCTGTACGTCGAAAACCTCCTCCTCTCCACAGTAGGTCAGAGACTCGAAACGGGCTACGAAACGCTCCCTGTTAGGTCTTCTGCCGTAGCTGCTTAAGGCGTTATCCAGCTTTCGGCGTTTGTCCCCGTCCTCGAAGCCCACTCCGACCTGGAAAAGAGCGAGGTTTTCGTTGCTGACGATCAATTCGTACTGATCCTTGAAGCGGTAGGGCCTCTCTCCTCCCTTACCGTCAGGCATGGATTTCAGGCCCGATTTTCTCCTGAGGTAGATTTTGGATATTATGCCAAGCCGTCCCAACATCCTCTGGACCGCCTGCAAGGTGGGCAGATCGCTCTGGGCGAGCCTGACGGAGACACCTTTTTCCTGATCCCCCTGGACCGAGCCGTCGGAGTCGAAGAGACCACGGAGAAAACCTCTGTAGAAGGAGCTTGAGGTCTCGCCCTCTAAGGACGGCGTTATGGCTTTTTTATCCCCCATCCCCAGCTCGACGGCGATTCCCTTTATTGCCGCCGTAGCTAAGCGGTATTCCGATCTGCCCGGAACCGCCATCCATCCGGCAAAATCGCTCCTGTGTCTCAGCTCCATGGCACAGGCTAGAGCTCTATCCATAACCTGGCTCTGGCCTGGTACGTCGCCGTTTGCCGCCCTCTCGGGGAGCCATACCGACAGGACCGCCTTGTCCTCTTTTATGGTGCCGTCGCCTAAAAGCAGTCCTATCAGGTATCCCTCGGTATCGGAGTATTTTCCATCCCAACCAGCGAGGTCCCTGTGGTCGTTTAAAACCAGAAGGTCGCCTTTTACAAGCTCCGAAGCGGCGGTCCACTGAAACTCCATAGAGTCCCTGGTTTTGCCGGTGATCTTTCTAACCTTGTGGTCGGAGGTCAGCTTCAGGGAATGGCCCTCTTTGGTCTGGAGCTGAAAAATCGGCTTGACCCCGGTGGAGAAAAATCCCTCGGTCCGGTGGGCCGTGCCGTCCACGATCACCGTGGCAGGAGCTCCTACCAGATCCCTGGCCTGTCTCGCCCCGAGATCGGTCATTATCCAGGTATCCCCGGAGACACAGGGGTTAGTGGACTCTATCCTCCATTTTTTATCCAATTTAAGTATATTGTCCACGTTGGCCCGGTCTCCGAAGAATACCCCCGGGTCGCCCCTTCGCCAGGCGTTTTTACAGAGCTTGTCCCACAGGTCTGCGGCCTTGACCTTGCGGACCACCGATCCGTCGGCCCTGGAGATAAGGTCGAAGTCCCCGCCCTTTTTGGCCGAGTCCAGCAGCCTGTCGGAGACCGAGACGGATATATTGAAGTAGGGAAGCCTTCCGTCCTCCACCTTGGCGTCCATAAAGCCCTCTATGTCTGGGTGGTCGTCGTAGAGCATCCCCATAAGGGCCGCCCGTCTCCTGCCGCCCTGGACGACCACCGAGCCCATGGTGTTCCAGGTCTCCATGAAGGAGACCGGGCCGCTGGCCTTCCCTCCTGTGCCGCCCTTTATGTCCGATCCCGATTCCCTGAGGTTTCCGAAGTTGGCCCCGACACCTCCGCCGTATTTGCTTATCACCGCAGCGTCTTTGACGGAACCGAAGATCCCCTCTATGCTGTCCTCCACCGAAACGACGAAACAGGCGAAAAGCTGCTGGCTCTCGGTCTTGCCCTCCCTGACCGCGACGTAGTCGTCGTAGGACATGGAGTCCGGCGAGCGATATATAAGGTCCGAGTAGGCCGACTGGACCGTCATGCCAGCACCGGCACCGAAAAGACAGGGAGAGTTGAACAGAAACCGACGGTTGAGTATGTCGGAGAAAAGGTTTTTCTCCAGAGTCCTGATCCACTCCAGGTCGTCCTCGGAACAATATAAGGTCTCCACCGAGGCTATGACCCTGGATATCCTCCTGGCAAACTCCTCGAAGTCCCTCTCCTTCCTGACCGACCCGGTCGCGCTGTCGTGGCGGTCCAGAAGATATCTCTGGTCCAGCAGCCAAGCGGCGTTTTCAGACTGTCTTGGCACCAGCGGGGTTTCCAACATGTTAACGTCAACGGATCCATCGAACCTGGACCGATAAGACCGAATTTTAGCGTCCATCAAACGACCTCCATATAAGTAGCGGCAATTATACAAAAAGGCCCCATATATGGGGCCACAACAACATCCTGCCAATCTATTATACGACCTAGGCGGCAAAACCGGAAGACAAAAAAGAGGCAGGAGGATAGGGATACCCATCCTCCTGCCTCTGTGTTTGTTCCTAGTTCTCTGTCCCGTCGAATCCGGGGATGAAGGTTATGGTCCTGACCTTAGGCAAAAGGCCCTCTTTCGCCACGTCTTCCCTCTCTATGCCCGGCTGAAGGGTGGTTATGACCGTCCTGCCTAGGATAGCCCTTCCGGAGACCTCCGGGTTATCGGTGGTGAGCCTGACACCCCAGGTGTTGTGGAGTATGACCGGCTTGCCCTCCCAGAGACCCAGATAGAGCCCTACATGGCCCTTCATGCCTATGATGGTCCTGAGGGGCAAGGCCTTTTCCGCTATGAGCTCCGGCTTTTTATCCCATGGCTCCTGCTCTATGTCGATAAACACGTTGCTCTTGGACTGAGGTCCCGAGTCCCTCGGCAGCCAGAGGCCGAAGGGGGTGAGAAGGTCCCTCATGGTGGAGGAACAGTCCCTCTGGTCGTACATGCCACCCCATCCGTAGGGGTTGCCCACGAAGCGGTTGGCCAAGGTGGCCATGGCCCTTGGGGTCAGGGGCTTGGGCATCTCCACCCCGTCCTCCTTGGAGAGCACCGCCCTTTTAAGCCGTGCCATACCGCTCTCCGACCTTATGGGGACGTAGACCACGTAGGAGTCGTCTCTCTCCTGGACGATGGGAAGCACCGCTCCGATCTGGGTCTTAGCTATGAACGCTCCGTCCTCGTCCCTGAGGGCCACGTCGTCCTTCACCAGGGCGGCGTAACGTCCGGTCCTGTAGGCGGTTATGAAGTAGTCGTCCACGAAGGCGACGTCCCTGGCGGGGATCCATCCAGGGATGGTCCCGGACCTGGCGAGCAACCAGTCACCTGTGACGTTGGCATGACGAACCCTCAGAGGAACTCCCACCCAGTGGGCGGTGTTCTGGAGGTAGTCGAAGGGGAAGCCCTCTCCCGCTTCGTCGGGATTGGCGAAGAATGGCCTCATGGTGGGCAGAAACCTGGCGGAGGTGTTGGCCACCACTATGGCTCTGCTGTCCATGGAGGGATAGGAACCCATGGATGCGTCGGCGACTACTTTGTCCTTCACCGACTGAGGGATCGGCATGAGGTTCTCACCCCACCTGTCCTTTTTGGCGGATTTAAGGCCCCACTCGTTGTTCAGCTCCACGTCCTCGTCAGAAGTCCAGGGCGAGAAGTGCTGGATCAGAAAGTTCTCCATAAGGCCCTGCTGAACGACAGGATCCAGGTAGGGCTCGTCGGCCCCGTCCTTTGGCAGATAGGCGGACACGTCCTGAGGCAGGTCCGACAGGTCTTTGATTGTTCCGGTAAAATCCACCACAGGGGTAGCCCATGCGGAAGAGGCGCAGATCAGGGCGGAGATCAAGGCAACCGCCCCTTTTTTAAGGTCGTAACTCATAGCTTATATTCCCCCATCTCAAGAGATCTAGAGAACCGAGAGTATTTTCCCGACGATAAGACCTCCGCCGGTACCTACGATATAGCCCATCATCGCCATGAGGACCCCTATGGGGACCAATGCGTCGCTGTAGGCGGCGGCGAGTA
The uncultured Dethiosulfovibrio sp. genome window above contains:
- the galE gene encoding UDP-glucose 4-epimerase GalE, whose amino-acid sequence is MILVTGGAGYIGSHTVLALKEAGYGTVVFDSLERGHRDLCFGDFFVRGDLRDYDQIESVFRAHPIEGVVHFAASSLVGQSMADPEGYYLNNLTGTLNLLRAMRTVEVSRIVFSSSASVYGEPETIPIAEDAKKDQTSVYGETKYWIERMLDSYCRSYGFGAIALRYFNAAGCDPACRTGEDHTPETHLIPLVLDVALGRRESISVFGDDYPTDDGTCVRDYIHVTDLAEAHMLSLKKLFDEGQPFRASYNLGNGKGYSVSQVIEVVREVTGHPIPTEIGPRRAGDPAVLVASSALAERELGWSQAHADLKEIVETAWAWHKKRFA
- a CDS encoding LAGLIDADG family homing endonuclease; amino-acid sequence: MDAKIRSYRSRFDGSVDVNMLETPLVPRQSENAAWLLDQRYLLDRHDSATGSVRKERDFEEFARRISRVIASVETLYCSEDDLEWIRTLEKNLFSDILNRRFLFNSPCLFGAGAGMTVQSAYSDLIYRSPDSMSYDDYVAVREGKTESQQLFACFVVSVEDSIEGIFGSVKDAAVISKYGGGVGANFGNLRESGSDIKGGTGGKASGPVSFMETWNTMGSVVVQGGRRRAALMGMLYDDHPDIEGFMDAKVEDGRLPYFNISVSVSDRLLDSAKKGGDFDLISRADGSVVRKVKAADLWDKLCKNAWRRGDPGVFFGDRANVDNILKLDKKWRIESTNPCVSGDTWIMTDLGARQARDLVGAPATVIVDGTAHRTEGFFSTGVKPIFQLQTKEGHSLKLTSDHKVRKITGKTRDSMEFQWTAASELVKGDLLVLNDHRDLAGWDGKYSDTEGYLIGLLLGDGTIKEDKAVLSVWLPERAANGDVPGQSQVMDRALACAMELRHRSDFAGWMAVPGRSEYRLATAAIKGIAVELGMGDKKAITPSLEGETSSSFYRGFLRGLFDSDGSVQGDQEKGVSVRLAQSDLPTLQAVQRMLGRLGIISKIYLRRKSGLKSMPDGKGGERPYRFKDQYELIVSNENLALFQVGVGFEDGDKRRKLDNALSSYGRRPNRERFVARFESLTYCGEEEVFDVQVPGVNAFDANGLYVHNCGEQPLPNYTSCNLGSVNLEAFVSTEATGARAFDMEAFVDQVYRSVYYLDLVIDGTSYPLDQIAERTKAIRPVGLGLMGLADAAITLGMVYGSDQFDRFCRSLTQNMAVGALAATVEITDLGKDPFPEHHLVSRLMEEFRTKAGLPPFSQGWLEGLDEKGFKEVIERMGRSDLIPFTLVNTLEGLLGATAVHRGNGLALAKKVLASLISGRMRNSRRLSVAPTGSISMLFDSSPGIEPNFAWTWSRKVMSAKGDGGYETREYFHPLVPSNLKDELRETGRLGDPRFVTAYDIGTDAHVTVTGIFASVVDSGISKTVNLPPEATVEDVKKVYEDCYRLGCKGITIYRDGSRSEQPIEAKKPEAPNASDRPMSSKVKARPGNVMFGKTIKDTTPWGSLYVTLNYDGDEPFEVFASLGKSGSEMKSMTEALSRVISIGLRSGGRMEDFINTLRGISGKEYWVFDCDEQTVVRSIPDGVALLMEKLSGVKGERPTEVPRCPECGSPMELVGGCEYCFSCGYSPCK
- a CDS encoding SH3 domain-containing protein — encoded protein: MSYDLKKGAVALISALICASSAWATPVVDFTGTIKDLSDLPQDVSAYLPKDGADEPYLDPVVQQGLMENFLIQHFSPWTSDEDVELNNEWGLKSAKKDRWGENLMPIPQSVKDKVVADASMGSYPSMDSRAIVVANTSARFLPTMRPFFANPDEAGEGFPFDYLQNTAHWVGVPLRVRHANVTGDWLLARSGTIPGWIPARDVAFVDDYFITAYRTGRYAALVKDDVALRDEDGAFIAKTQIGAVLPIVQERDDSYVVYVPIRSESGMARLKRAVLSKEDGVEMPKPLTPRAMATLANRFVGNPYGWGGMYDQRDCSSTMRDLLTPFGLWLPRDSGPQSKSNVFIDIEQEPWDKKPELIAEKALPLRTIIGMKGHVGLYLGLWEGKPVILHNTWGVRLTTDNPEVSGRAILGRTVITTLQPGIEREDVAKEGLLPKVRTITFIPGFDGTEN
- a CDS encoding iron-containing alcohol dehydrogenase, translating into MRDFVYESPTRIVFGRGKELQTGQEVAARGASKVLLHYGSGSIKAIGLYDRVVKSLKESGIPFVELGGAVPNPRLSLVHEAIDLCRREKVDFILAVGGGSVIDSAKAVAVGVPYDGDVWDFFDKGVVPKEALPVGAILTLSATGSETSPASVITKEEGWLKHALHSDLIRPAFAILNPELTTTLPPYQTAAGGVDIMAHLMERYFTNTTAVDLTDRLIEGTLQTVIKFLPIALKEPDNYDARAEIMWASTIAHNGILDTGRVGDWASHRIEHEIGAIYDVAHGAGLAVVFPAWMKFVYRHDVQRFVRFFHRVWGLEPDFWNPEATVLKGISVMEDYFRSLGMPVTLEDLGVPDDRLEEMAEKTNWNGPVGQFVPITSDKALEILKLCR